A genome region from Trachemys scripta elegans isolate TJP31775 chromosome 2, CAS_Tse_1.0, whole genome shotgun sequence includes the following:
- the RPL7 gene encoding 60S ribosomal protein L7, with product MRMRALSFPVGIMAGVEGKKVPSVPESLLKKRKAFADIKAKRLKRLVVQKKLRKAQRKLIYARAQAYHKEYRQMYRREIRMARMARKAGNYYVPAEPKLAFVIRIRGINGVSPKVRKVLQLLRLRQIFNGTFVKLNKASINMLRIVEPYIAWGYPNLKSVHELIYKRGYGKINRQRIALTDNSLIQRCLEKYGIICMEDVVHEIYTVGKNFKVVNNFLWPFKLSSPRGGMKKKTIHFVEGGDAGNREDQINRLIRRMN from the exons ATGCGCATGCGCGCGCTCTCTTTTCCGGTGGGGATCATGGCGGGCGTAGA agGAAAGAAGGTGCCATCTGTTCcagaaagccttttaaaaaagcgAAAggcttttgctgatataaaggCCAAGCGTCTGAAGAGGCTAGTGGTTCAAAAGaag CTTCGTAAAGCTCAAAGAAAACTCATCTATGCAAGAGCTCAGGCCTATCACAAGGAGTACAGGCAAATGTATAGACGTGAGATTCGTATGGCCCGAATGGCACGCAAAGCTGGCAATTACTATGTACCTGCCGAACCAAAATTGGCCTTCGTGATCAGGATCAGAGG TATCAATGGAGTTAGCCCGAAGGTCCGTAAGGTATTGCAGCTCCTTCGCCTGCGTCAGATTTTCAATGGCACATTTGTAAAACTCAACAAGGCTTCAATTAACATGCTGCGGATTGTTGAACCCTACATTGCATGGGG TTACCCCAATCTGAAATCTGTGCATGAACTGATCTACAAGCGTGGTTACGGCAAGATCAACAGGCAGCGCATTGCTCTGACTGACAATTCTCTGATTCAGCGGTGTCTTG AGAAATATGGCATCATTTGCATGGAAGATGTGGTCCATGAGATCTATACTGTTGGTAAGAACTTCAAAGTGGTGAACAACTTTCTGTGGCCCTTCAAGTTATCTTCTCCTCGAGgtggaatgaaaaagaaaactatCCACTTTGTGGAAGGTGGAGATGCTGGCAACAGGGAAGATCAGATTAACAGGCTCATAAGGAGAATGAACTAA